One Lactobacillus crispatus DNA segment encodes these proteins:
- a CDS encoding SH3-like domain-containing protein: MLKGKKMLLTFVASAALVGGVFAISQSKVDAKSYSKAVTKIAGNGNYAIYHNVSKKGPSGAFSNTKYFKHGQIQSKKYVSTKKGNFWYIIVDGRNVGWVSQNFFARNQISVAQDVSLVHNSNYSFPTRDAINYATDGQGTAINPDRVNVSHSSVSSSRAGTTKVDYSYGKAKASVNVTVRSDTNEGITSAGASVKSGPKAVHTWNGGSKGSSRNWNQAHGYRSETSSNSYSGNGMTLRTRLFQPRFVSLGYGQAADAMGQVGVIPEGITVNDGIFTASMYTSSSDSRGHLVSYNLNAIKSKYAAQNLTTMGWSTFRSYANNIKVSPYIKLGHGQSLGSSSSYIYVLANNNKTANSTASEEIMQVRKSDMKINKIWTVKTWNGSSAYPRYFHNATFVGDNTMYALFHNGGRHQYEYWKLTRNGDTWTPEEIGATQSNFVTGSPVQGFAYDSNHNQFYIGFNDYIFRVAANGTYKGSHHFNTRREIEGLSVSGSTLYTELAQRAELMTTSTK; the protein is encoded by the coding sequence ATGTTAAAAGGGAAAAAGATGTTATTAACTTTTGTGGCCAGTGCTGCATTAGTTGGTGGTGTTTTTGCCATTAGTCAAAGCAAGGTAGATGCCAAAAGCTACAGCAAGGCAGTTACTAAGATTGCTGGCAATGGTAATTACGCTATTTATCATAATGTATCTAAAAAAGGACCATCAGGTGCATTTTCAAATACCAAGTACTTTAAGCATGGTCAAATTCAATCTAAGAAGTATGTTTCTACCAAGAAAGGTAACTTCTGGTACATTATTGTCGATGGACGCAATGTAGGTTGGGTAAGTCAAAACTTTTTTGCTAGAAACCAAATTTCAGTAGCTCAAGATGTTAGCTTAGTTCACAACAGCAACTACAGTTTTCCAACTAGGGATGCAATTAACTATGCAACAGATGGACAAGGTACTGCAATTAATCCAGATAGGGTTAATGTTTCACATAGCTCTGTTAGTTCAAGCCGTGCCGGCACTACTAAGGTAGATTATTCATATGGTAAGGCAAAGGCAAGCGTTAATGTAACTGTTCGTTCAGATACAAATGAAGGAATTACTAGTGCAGGTGCTTCTGTTAAGAGTGGTCCTAAGGCAGTTCATACTTGGAATGGTGGCTCAAAGGGATCATCAAGAAATTGGAATCAGGCACACGGTTATCGTTCAGAAACTAGCTCAAATAGCTATTCAGGTAACGGCATGACTTTGCGCACTCGTTTGTTCCAACCACGTTTTGTCAGCTTAGGCTATGGTCAAGCTGCTGATGCAATGGGACAAGTTGGGGTAATTCCTGAAGGTATTACTGTTAATGATGGTATTTTTACAGCTTCTATGTACACTAGCAGTAGCGACTCAAGAGGACATCTTGTTTCTTACAACTTGAATGCAATTAAGAGTAAATATGCTGCTCAAAACTTAACTACTATGGGATGGAGCACTTTTAGAAGCTACGCAAACAATATTAAAGTTTCACCATACATTAAGCTAGGTCATGGTCAATCACTTGGCTCTTCTTCAAGCTACATTTATGTTTTGGCTAATAACAATAAGACTGCTAATTCAACAGCTTCAGAAGAAATTATGCAAGTAAGAAAGAGTGATATGAAGATTAACAAAATCTGGACTGTTAAGACCTGGAACGGCAGCAGTGCATATCCTCGTTACTTCCATAATGCAACCTTTGTTGGCGACAACACTATGTATGCATTGTTCCACAATGGTGGTCGTCACCAATATGAATACTGGAAGTTAACTAGAAATGGTGACACTTGGACTCCAGAAGAAATCGGTGCTACTCAAAGTAATTTCGTAACTGGTTCACCAGTTCAAGGTTTTGCTTATGACAGCAACCACAATCAATTCTATATTGGTTTTAACGACTACATCTTCCGTGTAGCAGCAAATGGTACTTATAAGGGTAGCCATCATTTCAACACTCGCCGTGAAATTGAAGGTTTATCTGTTTCAGGCTCAACTTTGTACACTGAGTTAGCACAACGTGCTGAGTTGATGACTACAAGCACTAAATAA
- a CDS encoding sugar-binding transcriptional regulator gives MDSDFSLLEALVPDVLKILRQRYLVLEQISLHAPIGRRSVAQHLGLSERNIRTETEYLSQLGLIETKSFGMFLTEKGEKTLKDAGPLLDRLFNAGETEVALAKKLGIERTLIVPGNADFQDRVYEEMGEKLSSALNLLLPLGHSIVTILGGAALARSAKYLSPDLANNRQLEFVPGRGALGENVETQSNTIVQEMAAKTSGTYKTLYLPEQVSDDAYKSLIRESSIADVLQDISQSDAVIHGIGLAQEMAQRRGYNSIKLSELREKRAVTECFGCFFDEHGKVVDRITQVGLQFENLYKIPHIFAFACGARKAQAIKAYMPNAPHQTWLITDEGASNMILKGK, from the coding sequence ATGGATTCGGACTTTTCTTTGCTCGAAGCGCTCGTTCCCGACGTCTTAAAGATTCTTCGACAAAGGTATCTTGTCCTTGAGCAGATTTCGCTACATGCGCCAATTGGACGCCGGAGTGTTGCTCAGCATTTAGGGCTTTCAGAGAGAAACATCAGAACTGAGACTGAGTACTTAAGTCAATTAGGATTGATTGAAACAAAAAGTTTTGGGATGTTTTTAACTGAAAAGGGTGAGAAAACATTAAAAGATGCAGGACCATTGCTTGATCGCCTCTTTAATGCCGGTGAAACGGAAGTAGCATTAGCCAAAAAATTAGGGATTGAAAGAACATTGATCGTTCCTGGTAATGCGGATTTCCAAGACCGAGTATATGAGGAGATGGGAGAAAAATTAAGTTCAGCTTTGAATTTACTCTTGCCTTTAGGCCATTCAATAGTTACAATTCTAGGTGGAGCGGCGTTAGCTAGATCTGCTAAGTATTTATCACCAGATTTAGCTAACAATCGCCAGTTGGAATTTGTTCCAGGTCGAGGAGCTTTGGGCGAAAATGTAGAGACGCAAAGTAATACAATCGTCCAAGAAATGGCTGCTAAGACTTCAGGTACTTATAAGACATTATATTTACCTGAGCAGGTTTCAGATGATGCTTACAAATCTTTGATTCGTGAGTCCTCGATCGCAGATGTTCTGCAAGACATTTCTCAAAGTGATGCTGTGATTCATGGTATTGGGTTAGCTCAAGAGATGGCACAGCGCAGAGGCTATAATTCAATTAAGCTATCTGAACTTCGTGAGAAGAGAGCCGTCACCGAATGTTTCGGGTGTTTCTTCGATGAACATGGCAAGGTTGTTGACCGCATCACCCAGGTTGGATTGCAGTTCGAGAACCTATACAAAATACCCCACATATTTGCTTTTGCTTGTGGTGCCCGAAAGGCTCAAGCAATTAAAGCTTATATGCCTAATGCGCCTCATCAAACCTGGCTAATCACTGATGAGGGCGCCTCAAATATGATTTTAAAGGGGAAATGA